Proteins from a single region of Polynucleobacter sp. KF022:
- the rpsL gene encoding 30S ribosomal protein S12, translating to MPTINQLIRKPRAKLTVKSKSPAMQNSPQRRGVCTRVYTTTPKKPNSALRKVAKVRLTNGFEVISYIGGEGHNLQEHSVVLIRGGRVKDLPGVRYHIVRGSLDLQGVKDRKQARSKYGAKRAKKAA from the coding sequence ATGCCAACAATTAATCAATTAATACGCAAGCCAAGAGCAAAGCTTACCGTTAAAAGCAAGAGCCCTGCGATGCAAAACAGCCCGCAGCGCCGCGGTGTATGTACACGTGTGTACACAACTACTCCTAAAAAGCCTAACTCTGCGCTACGTAAAGTAGCCAAAGTTCGCTTAACCAATGGTTTTGAAGTGATTTCATACATTGGTGGTGAAGGCCATAACCTCCAGGAACACTCAGTAGTGTTGATTCGTGGTGGTCGTGTAAAGGATTTGCCAGGTGTTCGTTACCACATCGTTCGTGGCTCACTTGACTTGCAGGGTGTTAAAGACCGTAAGCAGGCCCGTTCTAAATACGGTGCTAAGCGCGCTAAGAAAGCTGCTTAA
- the rplW gene encoding 50S ribosomal protein L23, giving the protein MSQVRKNDHNLMRVLLGPVISEKATMVAEKNEQVVFQVARDANKSDVKQAVELLFKVQVDSVQIVNQKGKPKRYGRFEGRRDHTKKAYVSLKPGQEINFEAEAN; this is encoded by the coding sequence ATGAGCCAAGTCCGTAAAAATGATCACAACCTGATGAGGGTTCTGCTTGGACCGGTTATCTCTGAAAAAGCCACTATGGTTGCAGAGAAAAACGAACAAGTAGTTTTCCAAGTAGCTCGCGACGCAAATAAGAGCGATGTCAAACAGGCAGTTGAGTTGCTCTTTAAGGTGCAAGTTGACTCAGTTCAAATCGTAAATCAAAAGGGTAAGCCAAAGCGCTATGGCCGTTTTGAAGGTCGTCGTGACCACACTAAGAAGGCCTACGTAAGCTTGAAGCCAGGTCAAGAAATTAACTTTGAAGCGGAGGCGAATTAA
- the rpsJ gene encoding 30S ribosomal protein S10 — protein MQNQKIRIRLKAFDYRLIDQSAAEIVDTAKRTGAVVKGPVPLPTRIERFDILRSPHVNKTSRDQLEIRTHLRLMDIVDPTEKTVDALMKLDLPAGVDVEIKLQ, from the coding sequence ATGCAAAACCAAAAAATTCGTATTCGCCTTAAAGCATTTGATTACCGTTTGATCGACCAGTCTGCAGCTGAAATCGTTGATACAGCTAAGCGTACTGGTGCAGTTGTTAAGGGTCCAGTACCTTTGCCAACTCGTATTGAGCGCTTTGATATCTTGCGTTCACCACACGTGAACAAGACATCTCGTGATCAGTTAGAGATCCGTACCCACCTCCGTTTGATGGATATCGTTGATCCTACAGAGAAAACTGTAGATGCTTTGATGAAATTAGACCTTCCAGCAGGTGTGGACGTCGAAATTAAGTTGCAGTAA
- the rpoC gene encoding DNA-directed RNA polymerase subunit beta': MKALLDLFKQTQGEEQFDVIKIGLASPEKIRSWSFGEVRKPETINYRTFKPERDGLFCAKIFGPTKDYECLCGKYKRLKFRGVICEKCGVEVTLAKVRRERMGHIELAAPVAHIWFLKSLPSRLGMVLDMTLRDIERVLYFEAYVVVDPGMTPEGAMKRGQIMSEDEYIAKTEEYGDGAFTAIMGAEGIRDLLRSIDIDREVETIRADLKATGSDAKIKKYAKRLKVLEAFQTSGIKPDWMIMEVLPVLPPELRPLVPLDGGRFATSDLNDLYRRVINRNNRLKRLLELRAPEIIVRNEKRMLQEAVDSLLDNGRRGKAMTGANKRPLKSLAEMIKGKSGRFRQNLLGKRVDYSGRSVIVVGPTLKLHQCGLPKLMALELFKPFIFNKLETLGIATTIKAAKKEVESQTPIVWDILEEVIREHPIMLNRAPTLHRLGIQAFEPMLIEGKAIQLHPLVCAAFNADFDGDQMAVHVPLSLEAQMEARTLMLASNNVLFPANGEPSIVPSQDVVLGLYYATRDKINGKGEGMVFANITEVVRAYEAGQVELASRVAVRITEYEIVDKKAEGDARFAEKTKIYQTSVGRAILSEILPKGMSFEEINKPLKKKEISRLINTSFRKCGLRETVIFADRLLQSGFRLATNAGISVAIDDMLIPTSKERIITEASAKVKEYDKQFMSGLVTNQERYNNVVDIWGAAGDQVGKAMMDELSHVDVLDRNGKTVRQESFNSIYMMADSGARGSAAQIRQLAGMRGLMAKPDGSIIETPITANFREGLNVLQYFISTHGARKGLADTALKTANSGYLTRRLCDVTQDLVVIEEDCGATTGVTMKALVEGGEIIEALRDRILGRVCIGDIVHPDTQEVIVPNDTLLDEDHVDQIVALGIDEVKVRTVLSCLTRFGLCAKCYGRDLGRGGLVNVGEAVGVIAAQSIGEPGTQLTMRTFHIGGAASRALVASNIEAKSNGALKFSGTMRVVKNAKGEQIVISRSGEALIVDENGRERERHKVPYGATLLLKEDAAVKAGASLATWDPLTRPIISEYAGIARFDNVEEGVTVAKQVDEVTGLSTLVVIDGKRRSAASKGVRPMINLVDEKGNEVMIAGTDHPVNIGLQVGALITVKDGQKVEVGEVLARIPIESQKTRDITGGLPRVAELFEARSPKDAAVLAKVTGTVSFGKETKGKQRLVITDMDGEANEFLIPKEKQVLVHDGQVVNKGEMIVEGPADPHDILTLKGIEELAIYIVDEVQDVYRLQGVKINDKHIEVIVRQMLRRVQVTDPGDTSFITGEQVERSKLYDANDAVIAQGKHPAQFDNVLLGITKASLSTDSFISAASFQETTRVLTEAAIMGKTDTLRGLKENVIIGRLIPAGTGLSYRRARKVREQFERDRAQMIAAEEEAMANMPVEIEAEVVAPAGEADPS; encoded by the coding sequence ATGAAAGCATTGCTCGATTTATTTAAGCAAACGCAGGGCGAAGAGCAGTTTGATGTCATCAAAATTGGTCTCGCATCTCCTGAGAAAATTCGCTCATGGTCTTTTGGTGAAGTACGCAAACCAGAAACCATCAACTACCGGACTTTTAAGCCCGAGCGTGATGGTTTGTTCTGCGCCAAGATTTTTGGACCAACCAAAGACTACGAGTGCTTATGCGGTAAGTACAAGCGCTTAAAGTTCCGTGGCGTTATCTGCGAGAAGTGCGGTGTTGAAGTTACTCTCGCTAAGGTACGTCGTGAGCGCATGGGCCACATTGAGTTGGCAGCCCCTGTAGCGCACATCTGGTTCTTGAAGTCCCTGCCATCCCGTTTGGGTATGGTTCTCGATATGACTTTGCGTGATATCGAGCGCGTTCTCTACTTTGAAGCATATGTAGTAGTTGATCCTGGCATGACTCCTGAAGGCGCAATGAAGCGTGGTCAGATCATGTCTGAAGACGAGTACATTGCTAAGACTGAAGAGTATGGTGACGGTGCATTCACTGCCATCATGGGCGCGGAAGGTATTCGTGATCTCTTGCGTTCGATTGATATCGATCGTGAAGTAGAAACCATTCGTGCTGACTTGAAAGCTACTGGTAGCGATGCCAAGATCAAGAAATACGCTAAGCGCTTAAAAGTGCTCGAAGCGTTCCAGACTTCAGGCATCAAGCCTGACTGGATGATCATGGAAGTATTGCCAGTATTGCCACCTGAATTGCGCCCATTGGTGCCATTGGATGGCGGTCGCTTTGCTACCTCCGATTTGAACGACCTTTATCGTCGCGTGATTAACCGTAACAACCGTTTAAAGCGTTTGTTAGAGTTGCGCGCCCCAGAGATCATCGTTCGTAACGAAAAACGTATGTTGCAAGAAGCGGTTGACTCATTGCTCGACAACGGTCGTCGCGGTAAGGCTATGACTGGCGCTAATAAGCGTCCTCTCAAGTCCTTGGCTGAGATGATTAAAGGTAAGAGCGGTCGTTTCCGTCAAAACTTGTTGGGTAAACGTGTTGACTACTCAGGTCGTTCAGTCATCGTGGTTGGACCTACATTGAAATTGCATCAGTGCGGCTTACCAAAATTGATGGCCTTGGAATTGTTCAAGCCATTCATTTTTAACAAGCTTGAGACTTTGGGAATTGCAACCACTATCAAGGCTGCGAAGAAAGAAGTTGAAAGCCAGACTCCAATCGTTTGGGACATTCTCGAAGAAGTGATTCGTGAACATCCAATCATGTTGAACCGTGCGCCTACATTGCACCGTCTCGGTATTCAGGCTTTCGAGCCAATGCTGATTGAAGGTAAGGCAATCCAATTGCACCCATTAGTTTGCGCGGCATTTAACGCGGACTTTGACGGTGACCAAATGGCGGTTCACGTTCCTTTGTCGCTTGAAGCGCAAATGGAAGCACGCACATTGATGTTGGCTTCGAACAACGTATTGTTCCCAGCTAACGGCGAACCATCAATCGTTCCTTCACAGGACGTAGTGTTGGGTCTGTACTACGCTACACGTGACAAGATCAACGGTAAGGGCGAAGGCATGGTTTTCGCCAACATTACTGAAGTAGTACGTGCATACGAAGCAGGTCAAGTTGAATTGGCTTCTCGTGTTGCTGTGCGTATTACTGAGTATGAGATCGTGGACAAGAAGGCAGAAGGCGATGCGCGTTTTGCTGAGAAGACCAAGATCTATCAAACATCAGTTGGCCGTGCAATCTTGTCTGAGATCTTGCCTAAAGGCATGTCTTTCGAGGAAATCAACAAGCCTTTAAAGAAAAAAGAAATCTCACGTTTGATCAACACATCATTCCGTAAGTGCGGTTTGCGTGAAACAGTCATTTTTGCTGACCGCCTCCTGCAGTCTGGTTTCCGCTTGGCAACCAATGCTGGCATCTCTGTTGCGATCGACGATATGTTGATCCCAACATCTAAAGAGCGCATCATCACTGAAGCTTCTGCCAAGGTTAAAGAGTATGACAAGCAGTTCATGTCAGGTCTCGTAACCAACCAAGAACGTTATAACAACGTGGTTGATATTTGGGGTGCCGCAGGCGACCAAGTTGGTAAGGCGATGATGGATGAGTTGTCACACGTTGACGTACTCGACCGTAACGGCAAGACTGTTCGCCAAGAATCCTTTAACTCCATCTACATGATGGCGGATTCCGGTGCGCGTGGATCTGCAGCGCAAATTCGTCAGTTAGCTGGTATGCGTGGTTTGATGGCTAAGCCTGATGGCTCCATCATTGAAACCCCAATTACTGCGAACTTCCGTGAAGGCTTGAACGTGTTGCAGTACTTCATCTCAACCCACGGTGCTCGCAAAGGTCTGGCTGATACAGCATTGAAGACAGCGAACTCTGGTTACTTGACACGTCGTTTGTGCGACGTTACTCAAGATCTCGTGGTGATCGAAGAGGATTGCGGCGCGACTACTGGCGTAACAATGAAGGCGCTTGTTGAAGGCGGCGAGATTATCGAAGCATTGCGTGACCGTATTTTGGGTCGTGTATGTATCGGTGACATCGTTCACCCTGACACACAAGAAGTGATCGTTCCTAACGACACATTGCTTGATGAAGATCACGTTGATCAAATCGTGGCATTGGGCATCGACGAAGTTAAAGTTCGCACAGTATTGTCTTGCTTAACTCGCTTTGGCTTATGCGCTAAGTGCTACGGACGTGATCTAGGTCGCGGTGGTTTGGTTAACGTTGGTGAGGCAGTTGGTGTTATCGCTGCTCAGTCGATCGGTGAGCCAGGCACACAGTTGACGATGCGTACCTTCCACATCGGTGGTGCAGCGTCACGCGCCTTGGTTGCAAGCAATATTGAAGCCAAATCTAACGGTGCTTTGAAGTTCTCCGGCACGATGCGTGTTGTGAAGAACGCGAAGGGTGAGCAGATCGTGATTTCACGTTCTGGTGAAGCCTTGATCGTTGATGAGAACGGCCGCGAGCGCGAGCGTCACAAAGTACCTTACGGCGCAACTCTCTTGTTGAAAGAAGATGCGGCTGTTAAGGCTGGCGCAAGCTTGGCGACATGGGATCCATTAACACGTCCGATTATTTCTGAGTACGCTGGTATCGCTCGCTTCGACAACGTCGAAGAAGGTGTAACTGTTGCTAAGCAGGTTGACGAAGTTACCGGTCTTTCCACTTTGGTGGTGATTGACGGTAAGCGTCGTTCAGCAGCAAGCAAAGGCGTTCGCCCAATGATCAACTTGGTTGATGAAAAGGGCAATGAAGTCATGATCGCTGGTACTGATCATCCAGTAAACATTGGCCTCCAGGTAGGCGCTTTGATTACCGTTAAAGATGGTCAGAAGGTTGAAGTCGGTGAAGTATTGGCACGTATTCCAATCGAATCACAGAAGACTCGCGACATTACCGGTGGTTTGCCACGCGTTGCAGAATTGTTCGAAGCACGTTCACCAAAAGATGCAGCTGTATTGGCGAAAGTTACTGGAACAGTTTCCTTCGGTAAAGAAACCAAAGGTAAACAACGTTTGGTGATTACTGATATGGACGGTGAAGCCAATGAATTCTTGATTCCTAAAGAGAAGCAAGTTCTCGTTCACGACGGTCAAGTTGTGAACAAGGGCGAGATGATTGTGGAAGGCCCTGCTGATCCACACGACATCTTGACTCTCAAAGGTATCGAAGAGTTGGCAATCTACATCGTTGACGAAGTTCAAGACGTTTACCGTCTCCAAGGTGTGAAGATCAATGACAAGCACATTGAAGTTATCGTGCGTCAGATGTTGCGTCGTGTTCAGGTAACTGATCCAGGCGACACATCATTCATCACTGGTGAGCAAGTTGAGCGTTCTAAGTTGTATGACGCTAACGATGCAGTGATCGCCCAAGGTAAGCACCCAGCTCAGTTCGATAACGTGTTGCTAGGTATTACTAAGGCATCCTTGTCGACCGACAGCTTCATTTCAGCGGCTTCTTTCCAAGAAACCACCCGTGTATTGACCGAAGCCGCAATTATGGGCAAGACCGATACACTCCGTGGCCTCAAGGAAAACGTCATTATTGGTCGTCTGATCCCTGCTGGTACCGGCTTGTCTTATCGCCGTGCACGCAAGGTCAGGGAGCAATTCGAGCGTGATCGCGCTCAAATGATTGCCGCCGAAGAGGAAGCAATGGCCAATATGCCTGTAGAAATCGAGGCTGAAGTCGTTGCTCCTGCTGGGGAGGCTGATCCAAGCTAA
- the rplC gene encoding 50S ribosomal protein L3, whose amino-acid sequence MSLGLIGRKVGMTRLFTDEGDSIPVTVIDVSDNRIAQIKTQATDGYDAIQLAHGTRRATRVTKAMAGHFAKAGVMAGNGLNEFQLDAAKIAEMTPGQVIPADTAFTAGQKVDVQGVSIGKGYAGTIKRYHFASGRASHGNSRSHNVPGSIGMAQDPGRVFPGKRMTGHLGDVTRTVQNLVIARIDAERNLIMVKGAIPGAPGGKVIVTPAVKTPLKKK is encoded by the coding sequence ATGAGCTTAGGCTTAATCGGCCGCAAGGTCGGCATGACCCGTCTATTTACGGACGAGGGGGATTCAATCCCTGTGACCGTAATTGACGTGAGCGACAACAGAATCGCTCAAATCAAGACCCAGGCAACTGATGGCTATGATGCTATCCAGTTGGCACATGGTACACGTAGAGCTACTCGCGTTACTAAAGCAATGGCTGGTCACTTCGCCAAAGCTGGTGTGATGGCTGGTAACGGTCTCAACGAATTCCAATTAGACGCAGCAAAAATCGCAGAAATGACACCAGGACAAGTAATTCCTGCTGACACTGCATTTACTGCTGGTCAAAAAGTGGACGTACAAGGCGTGTCTATCGGTAAGGGCTACGCAGGTACCATCAAGCGTTATCACTTCGCTTCTGGTCGCGCATCTCACGGTAACTCACGTTCACATAACGTACCAGGCTCAATCGGTATGGCGCAAGATCCAGGCCGTGTTTTCCCTGGTAAGCGTATGACCGGTCACTTGGGTGACGTTACACGTACAGTTCAAAATTTAGTCATCGCACGCATTGATGCAGAACGTAATCTCATCATGGTTAAAGGCGCTATTCCAGGTGCCCCAGGCGGTAAAGTTATTGTTACTCCAGCGGTTAAAACACCGTTGAAGAAGAAATAA
- the rpsG gene encoding 30S ribosomal protein S7 yields MPRRREVPKREILPDPKFGNVEVAKFMNVLMLDGKKSVAERIVYGAFDHIEKKANKEPLEIFSTAMGNVKPMVEVKSRRVGGANYQVPVEVRPSRRSALAMRWLREAAKKRGEKSMAQRLANELLEAAEGRGGAMKKREEVHRMAEANKAFSHFRF; encoded by the coding sequence ATGCCACGTCGTCGTGAAGTTCCCAAACGGGAAATTTTGCCGGATCCAAAATTCGGCAATGTAGAAGTAGCTAAATTCATGAACGTCCTTATGTTGGACGGCAAGAAATCGGTTGCAGAGCGTATCGTTTACGGTGCCTTTGATCACATCGAGAAAAAAGCGAATAAAGAACCACTCGAAATTTTTTCAACAGCCATGGGCAACGTTAAGCCAATGGTTGAGGTAAAGAGTCGTCGTGTTGGTGGCGCTAACTATCAAGTTCCTGTTGAAGTTCGTCCGTCACGTCGTTCCGCTTTGGCAATGCGCTGGTTGCGTGAAGCCGCTAAGAAGCGTGGCGAAAAATCTATGGCTCAACGTTTAGCCAACGAATTATTAGAAGCTGCTGAAGGTCGTGGCGGCGCAATGAAGAAGCGTGAAGAAGTTCACCGTATGGCAGAAGCTAACAAAGCTTTCTCACATTTCCGCTTCTAA
- the rplV gene encoding 50S ribosomal protein L22, protein MMEVKAIHKGARISAQKTRLVADQIRGLPIARALNILNFSPKKAAFIVKKVVESAVANAEHNKGADIDELKVSAIIVDKGTSLKRFTARAKGRGNQIEKQTCHISVTLSN, encoded by the coding sequence ATGATGGAAGTTAAAGCTATTCACAAGGGTGCCCGCATTTCTGCGCAAAAGACACGTTTGGTCGCCGACCAAATTCGTGGTTTGCCAATTGCTCGCGCATTAAACATTTTGAACTTCAGCCCCAAGAAAGCTGCCTTCATTGTGAAGAAAGTTGTTGAGTCCGCAGTGGCCAACGCTGAACACAATAAAGGTGCTGACATTGATGAGCTCAAGGTTTCAGCAATTATTGTTGATAAAGGCACTTCATTGAAGCGCTTTACCGCACGCGCTAAGGGTCGTGGCAATCAAATTGAAAAACAAACTTGTCACATTAGCGTGACCTTGAGTAACTAA
- the rplB gene encoding 50S ribosomal protein L2, translating to MPLMKTKPTSPGRRSMVKVVNPDLHKGKPFAALVEPQFQKAGRNNNGHITTRHKGGGHKHHYRVVDFKRNDKDGIPAKVERLEYDPNRSANIALILFADGERRYILAAKGMTVGQALMSGSEAPIKSGNNLPIRNIPVGSTIHCVEIMPGKGAQVARSAGGSAVLLAREGVYAQVRLRSGEVRRVLIECRATIGEVGNEEHSLRQIGKAGANRWRGIRPTVRGVAMNPVDHPHGGGEGRTGEGRVPVSPWGTPTKGYRTRRNKRTTSMIVQRRQKR from the coding sequence ATGCCTTTGATGAAGACAAAACCGACCTCACCAGGTCGTCGTTCAATGGTCAAGGTGGTAAATCCTGACCTGCATAAAGGTAAGCCTTTTGCAGCGTTGGTAGAGCCACAGTTCCAAAAAGCGGGTCGTAACAATAATGGTCACATCACCACTCGTCATAAAGGTGGTGGTCATAAGCATCACTATCGCGTTGTTGATTTCAAACGCAACGACAAAGATGGCATTCCAGCAAAAGTTGAACGCTTGGAATACGATCCAAACCGTAGTGCAAATATTGCATTGATTTTGTTTGCAGATGGTGAGCGTCGCTATATTCTGGCTGCAAAAGGTATGACTGTTGGTCAGGCGTTGATGAGTGGCTCTGAAGCCCCAATCAAATCTGGCAACAATTTGCCTATTCGCAATATTCCAGTTGGTAGCACTATTCACTGTGTAGAAATCATGCCAGGCAAAGGTGCACAAGTTGCACGTTCAGCCGGTGGTTCAGCAGTATTGTTAGCTCGTGAAGGTGTATACGCTCAAGTGCGTTTGCGCTCCGGTGAAGTTCGCCGTGTTCTGATTGAGTGCCGTGCCACTATTGGTGAAGTTGGTAACGAAGAGCACAGCTTGCGTCAAATTGGTAAAGCAGGTGCAAATCGCTGGCGTGGTATTCGCCCAACCGTTCGCGGTGTGGCAATGAACCCAGTAGATCACCCACACGGTGGTGGTGAAGGTAGAACTGGCGAAGGCCGTGTACCTGTATCTCCATGGGGCACTCCAACCAAAGGTTATCGCACACGTCGCAATAAGCGTACAACTTCGATGATCGTTCAACGTCGTCAAAAACGTTAA
- the rpsS gene encoding 30S ribosomal protein S19 has product MTRSAKKGPFCDASLVKKVEVAQANKDKKPIKTWSRRSTILPDFIGLTIAVHNGRQHVPVYVSENMVGHKLGEFALTRTFKGHAADKKVTKK; this is encoded by the coding sequence ATGACACGTTCAGCTAAAAAAGGCCCATTCTGCGACGCCAGCTTAGTAAAAAAAGTTGAAGTTGCACAAGCCAACAAAGACAAAAAGCCGATCAAAACTTGGTCACGCCGTTCAACAATCCTCCCGGACTTTATTGGTCTGACGATTGCTGTACATAACGGTCGTCAACACGTTCCGGTATATGTATCAGAAAACATGGTGGGTCATAAGTTAGGCGAATTTGCCTTGACCCGTACTTTCAAAGGTCACGCTGCTGACAAGAAAGTAACGAAGAAGTAA
- the rplD gene encoding 50S ribosomal protein L4: protein MELKLLQDNGTLGAGVQASPEVFEREYNEALVHQVVVAYQANARSGNRAQKDREQVKHTTKKPWRQKGTGRARAGMSSSPLWRGGGRIFPNSPEENFSQKVNKKMYRAGMRSILSQLAREGRLNVVDQFSLDAPKTKVLADKVKAMGLDSVLIIVDQVSENLYLASRNLHKVAVCEPQHADPLALVQYKKVLVSKAAIAKIEELLK, encoded by the coding sequence ATGGAACTTAAGCTTCTCCAAGATAACGGTACTTTAGGTGCGGGCGTACAAGCTTCACCAGAAGTATTCGAACGTGAATATAACGAAGCATTGGTACACCAAGTTGTAGTGGCTTACCAAGCAAATGCACGAAGCGGTAACCGTGCACAAAAAGACCGTGAGCAAGTTAAGCACACAACCAAGAAACCTTGGCGTCAAAAAGGTACTGGTCGTGCACGTGCTGGTATGAGCTCTTCCCCGCTGTGGCGTGGAGGTGGTCGTATATTCCCAAATTCTCCAGAAGAGAATTTCAGCCAAAAAGTAAACAAGAAAATGTACCGCGCTGGTATGAGATCAATTTTGTCTCAGTTAGCTCGCGAAGGTCGTTTGAATGTAGTTGATCAATTTTCTCTTGACGCTCCAAAGACTAAAGTTTTAGCTGACAAAGTTAAAGCAATGGGCTTGGATTCAGTCTTGATTATTGTTGATCAGGTGAGCGAGAACTTGTACTTGGCATCACGTAACTTGCATAAAGTTGCTGTATGTGAGCCACAGCACGCTGATCCATTAGCTTTGGTTCAATACAAAAAAGTATTGGTAAGCAAAGCTGCGATCGCAAAAATTGAGGAGTTGCTGAAATGA
- the fusA gene encoding elongation factor G — protein sequence MARKTPIDKYRNIGISAHIDAGKTTTTERVLFYTGVNHKIGEVHDGAATMDWMEQEQERGITITSAATTTFWKGMAGNMPEHRINIIDTPGHVDFTIEVERSMRVLDGACMVYCAVGGVQPQSETVWRQANKYQVPRLAFVNKMDRTGANFFKVYDQMKTRLKANPILIQIPIGAEENFKGVVDLVKMKAVYWDEASQGTKFTYEDIPAELQASAEEWREKMLEAAAESSEELMEKYLGGEGLTEDEIKKALRQRTIANEIVPMLCGTAFKNKGVQAMLDAVVELLPSPLDVPPVPCELEDGTPATRKADDAEKFSALAFKIMTDPFVGQLIFFRVYSGVMKSGDTIYNPIKGKKERVGRLLQMHANEREEIKEVFAGDIAAAVGLKDATTGETLCDPDSIVILERMVFPEPVISQAVEPKTKADQEKMGLALNRLAQEDPSFRVKTDEESGQTIISGMGELHLEILVDRMKREFGVEATVGKPQVAYRETIRKNCDEVEGKFVKQSGGRGQYGHVVLKLEPQAPGKGFEFVDAIKGGVVPREYIPAVEKGIIETLNSGVLAGYPVVDVKATLFFGSYHDVDSNENAFKMAGSMAFKDGMRRAAPVLLEPMMAVEVETPEDFMGNVMGDLSSRRGILQGMDDIPGGGKIVRAEVPLAEMFGYSTGLRSLTQGRATYTMEFKHYAEAPKNVAEAVMAAKAK from the coding sequence GTGGCACGTAAAACCCCTATCGACAAATACCGCAATATCGGTATTTCTGCGCACATTGACGCAGGTAAGACAACAACTACAGAACGCGTTTTGTTCTACACCGGTGTTAATCACAAGATTGGTGAAGTTCATGACGGTGCTGCAACCATGGACTGGATGGAGCAAGAGCAAGAGCGTGGTATCACGATTACTTCTGCTGCTACTACAACATTCTGGAAGGGCATGGCAGGCAATATGCCTGAGCATCGTATCAACATTATTGATACTCCAGGACACGTAGACTTCACCATTGAAGTTGAGCGTTCAATGCGTGTTTTGGATGGCGCTTGCATGGTTTACTGTGCGGTGGGTGGTGTTCAGCCACAATCTGAAACTGTTTGGCGTCAAGCTAACAAGTATCAAGTTCCACGTTTAGCATTCGTAAACAAGATGGACCGCACTGGTGCAAACTTCTTCAAGGTCTACGACCAAATGAAGACTCGCCTCAAGGCAAACCCAATCTTGATCCAAATTCCTATCGGCGCAGAAGAAAACTTCAAAGGCGTTGTAGATTTGGTAAAAATGAAGGCCGTGTATTGGGATGAAGCTTCACAAGGCACTAAGTTTACCTATGAAGATATCCCGGCTGAATTGCAAGCTTCCGCTGAAGAGTGGCGCGAGAAGATGCTCGAAGCTGCAGCTGAAAGCTCAGAAGAGTTGATGGAAAAATATCTCGGTGGTGAAGGCTTGACCGAAGATGAAATCAAGAAAGCGTTACGTCAACGTACTATCGCTAACGAAATCGTTCCAATGCTGTGCGGAACGGCGTTTAAGAACAAAGGCGTTCAGGCGATGTTGGACGCTGTAGTTGAATTGCTGCCATCACCTCTAGATGTGCCACCAGTTCCATGTGAATTAGAAGACGGCACTCCTGCAACACGTAAAGCTGACGATGCTGAGAAGTTCTCTGCATTGGCATTTAAGATCATGACTGACCCATTTGTAGGTCAGCTCATTTTCTTCCGCGTTTACTCAGGCGTAATGAAATCTGGCGACACAATCTACAACCCAATCAAGGGTAAGAAAGAGCGTGTTGGTCGTTTGTTGCAGATGCACGCAAACGAACGTGAAGAAATTAAAGAAGTGTTCGCTGGCGATATCGCAGCTGCAGTTGGTCTAAAAGATGCAACTACAGGCGAAACATTGTGTGATCCAGATAGCATCGTTATTTTGGAGCGCATGGTATTCCCAGAGCCTGTGATCTCTCAAGCTGTTGAGCCTAAGACAAAAGCTGACCAAGAAAAAATGGGTCTTGCCTTGAATCGCTTAGCACAAGAAGATCCTTCTTTCCGTGTGAAGACCGACGAAGAATCAGGCCAAACAATTATTTCCGGTATGGGCGAGCTCCACTTGGAAATTTTGGTTGACCGTATGAAGCGTGAATTCGGTGTAGAAGCAACTGTTGGTAAGCCACAAGTTGCTTACCGTGAAACGATTCGCAAGAACTGCGACGAAGTTGAAGGTAAGTTCGTTAAGCAGTCTGGTGGACGCGGTCAATACGGTCACGTGGTCTTGAAGTTAGAGCCACAAGCCCCAGGCAAAGGTTTTGAATTCGTTGACGCTATTAAGGGCGGTGTAGTTCCACGTGAATACATCCCTGCAGTTGAAAAAGGCATTATCGAAACATTGAACTCCGGTGTCTTGGCTGGTTACCCAGTCGTAGATGTCAAAGCCACTTTGTTCTTCGGTTCATACCACGACGTTGACTCCAATGAAAACGCATTTAAGATGGCGGGTTCTATGGCTTTCAAAGACGGTATGCGTAGAGCGGCTCCAGTGTTGCTAGAGCCAATGATGGCTGTTGAAGTTGAAACGCCAGAAGATTTCATGGGCAACGTAATGGGTGACCTCTCATCACGTCGCGGTATTTTGCAAGGTATGGATGACATTCCAGGCGGCGGTAAGATCGTTCGCGCTGAAGTGCCATTGGCAGAGATGTTTGGTTACTCAACTGGCTTGCGCTCGTTGACCCAAGGTCGCGCTACTTACACCATGGAATTTAAGCATTACGCAGAAGCACCTAAGAACGTAGCAGAAGCAGTTATGGCTGCTAAAGCGAAATAA